A region from the Drosophila bipectinata strain 14024-0381.07 chromosome 3R, DbipHiC1v2, whole genome shotgun sequence genome encodes:
- the eIF4G2 gene encoding uncharacterized protein eIF4G2 isoform X1 has protein sequence MFLQTGGGGKGTRQQSTHQQNHNHQAQHHQTAHSHHHHLQQQQSVVQQQPPQTRTNLLQQQQEQQQQQQAHALFVPNHTGLHHHQQQQLLQQHHQQQQAQQQAAQQHQQQLHQQLQQQQQQQVQQQQQQQQVQAQPHPQPVIFYPPPSTYTSHSAAPGNSNAGGGGAALQLSAAASTSSLGHPHSGAGGAGGHHHGGTVATTTGANLTRALSNPTLPPHFPQSAGLAASAAPGASYITTTYIPYNPTSQLMGMQPAVSFPANGAAGAPTAFYAATPQPPPQQKQLPPNSQQPGGPPGGAAGAGQPSITYFVGTPPPNAGNVANNVTTAATTLRGNMRGGQRAAATPQHPSYYAAYAMAPANAPRPTPAAVAPMINSRNGALNGPAAFHLQPNFMPGLTLGSPAGMAAAPMLAPAGMAAPPPQQPGGLHTYAQHLQTTNATALAGVQNVAGVPAVPTGFSATSLTTAPVGGAPQIVSSGDKVRRHAIPIIHPDTKENVLDPKSSVFIKKDSNSTLTPSTGLDSDSNSTLCLYQAPVLLDSTSGSSLVSGVPAPVDQQMQTLAAKAPEMPVSQSGSAEKLPGIVFGSDSTSELDDGNVNPAITTTDKDQISVIVKDILAHSGNTEEHLSFWQYSDVDNATDSHVSLPLVHKELNLPEATDSGPQPVLFQEPPKKQRPKSANKQSTATPTSIANDVAEAAASGCSGISILTRSQPMLTPSPVPSPAPRPATQKPTKSIATTAVPAPAGSPSRKTSTTTSSGASSSAASTPTHQSRAQQQQPPAKQQQVSGAVGQASSVGTAFASAPLAPPARVSAAVNQLAGTTAPANTGNNSNNTNSNNASNKKQRKAQKRAKELEKKKQKSTITNTTGIQNQNNNGKGNNGSMPPAENTNNNSAPNTTTQNATVTTKAAGAEAVPEATTKQVTTQPTTDKLSATSNNPSVSSSLRDNQTQPLPTSKEQLACINNNNDEEVIDDADGESDIESDSKEDSMSQSMENKVDQHVPTDEIVAKFLQKGSANSTATFSESQLQFLNSSSSVCEEDEHSPSTKSSTVALSEENSLGELKFGDFNEETRDTGFICSSTWSSSTLSKAAEDASSLSSKSTDNVDCAAPIKAPIVAEKSGGGSKKSSPLHQVSSKGSGSSCGSPKPKQQQKTKSKSPSPTPPTPNPEKFYRYSIEKLRELSKLSDSRKPPMVPCQKGDCISQLFVSRQQQQQHHGHGQHIQQYQHMNFNESMDYVPGKRGRGHGAGKKHHDGHQQMGSSGGMGSMGGGGGGGGSGLPNSNQRHMDIIRVQLSLKEEIKLSECENAWQPETLRRMSMATGQEEDTDVEGVIKKVRGILNKLTPDNFEVLLKEMSSIKMDNEAKMTNVMLLIFEKTISEPNFAPTYARFCKVLFHEIKAENKSLFTSSLITRIQHEFESNVNDANAKAKKLQPTMDRINQCSDPAKKAELRSEMEDLEYQFRRRAWGTVRFIGELFKLQSLTSDRVLNCVESLLEHGCEEKLEYMCKLLTTVGHLLEAALPEQYLLRDRIEKIFRRIQDIVNRSRGTSHRQQAHIKISSRVRFMMQDVLDLRLRNWDQPPGANQSQGGRNQRHKQHDDSKDQQHHSSGGNRGVNQHQQQMHHQSQQKHHHHSQQHHQHHGQQHGDDRGGGGGGNYFMQKMPKQQQHENQTLSIDPSKLRFSSSSLASEDTPAKLGNSSHYQWRNAGNRPVGSTPANNPPPPTSLLKRLPTPGQNFSYSPYQQPSSQPMGASAPPASGNRSHAGEQQNSSDVGLDAKECQELLTKMVEEALNTRNWQGEVLTIWRSHNGKQQSKVLHYLLMDYLHRATVKRQQRQASANVFSHLMSQDAVDKAVFVQAYSRFGEDFPDLLVDVPNGWAYVFEFLGPLLHSGRLSLKDIWQRRWLDNPSFTERFVFAFVNYFVQEFGAAYARKLWHSEYKLDRGQMFWSDGRKYRDFVQAHSFYFLDNGPAQQQQSQGKPKGPTAYRSPVEHVERIRYLLGLSCDMAIDYINTNVAINANFVRQLTKFLCCDFALTVMTNTHNKKQPLQLNTESFRSRCTPLLRLCIDAQEALEIACIDEAVDSLQQHFMAEFEDEMAAGETICSTFSVLYDSEVIPKESFDKWYKLEIEHSSAYRRPFIEKLRSFIEDM, from the exons ATGTTCCTGCAAACGGGAGGGGGTGGGAAGGGAACCAGGCAACAGTCGACACACCAGCAGAACCACAACCACCAAGCCCAGCACCACCAGACGGCGCActcgcaccaccaccacctccagcagcaacaatcAGTAGTCCAGCAGCAGCCGCCCCAAACGAGAACGAACCtcttgcagcagcagcaggaacagcagcaacagcagcaggctCACGCGCTGTTCGTCCCGAACCACACCGGTCTTCAtcaccaccagcaacagcagttgCTCcaacagcaccaccagcaacagcaggccCAGCAGCAGGCCGCccaacagcaccagcaacagctcCACCAGCAGcttcaacagcagcagcaacagcaggtgcagcagcaacagcagcagcagcaggtccAGGCCCAGCCACACCCCCAGCCGGTCATATTCTATCCCCCACCGTCAACCTACACTAGTCACTCGGCGGCGCCAGGCAACAGCAAtgccggcggcggcggcgctGCCCTCCAACTGAGCGCCGCCGCCAGCACTAGTTCTCTAGGACATCCGCACAGTGGGGCCGGTGGCGCTGGCGGTCATCACCATGGAGGAACCGTTGCAACCACAACCGGGGCCAACCTAACGCGCGCCCTCAGCAACCCGACGCTGCCGCCCCACTTTCCGCAGTCAGCTGGTCTGGCTGCTAGCGCTGCCCCAGGGGCGAGTTACATCACTACCACCTACATACCCTATAACCCGACCAGTCAGCTCATGGGCATGCAACCGGCGGTGTCGTTTCCAGCCAACGGAGCCGCCGGAGCTCCAACCGCCTTCTATGCAGCAACACCGCAGCCGCCGCCACAGCAGAAGCAGCTGCCACCAAATAGTCAGCAGCCCGGAGGACCGCCGGGTGGGGCAGCGGGAGCTGGTCAGCCGTCGATTACGTACTTTGTAGGGACTCCCCCGCCCAATGCCGGCAATGTAGCCAACAATGTGACCACTGCGGCCACTACCCTTCGGGGCAATATGCGGGGCGGCCAGAGGGCGGCCGCCACGCCTCAGCACCCGAGCTACTATGCCGCCTACGCCATGGCGCCGGCCAACGCACCGCGTCCCACTCCTGCAGCGGTGGCGCCCATGATAAATTCGCGCAACGGGGCTCTTAACGGACCGGCCGCCTTTCATCTGCAGCCCAACTTTATGCCTGGACTGACCTTAGGATCGCCGGCCGGAATGGCTGCTGCACCCATGCTGGCTCCGGCCGGAATGGCCGCCCCGCCACCTCAGCAGCCCGGCGGCCTGCACACCTATGCCCAGCACCTGCAGACCACGAATGCCACTGCTCTGGCTGGCGTCCAGAATGTAGCTGGTGTGCCAGCCGTGCCGACCGGATTCTCGGCCACATCTCTGACAACTGCACCAGTGGGCGGAGCTCCGCAAATAGTATCCAGCGGCGACAAGGTGCGCCGTCACGCCATTCCCATCATCCACCCGGACACAAAAGAGAACGTGCTAGACCCCAAGAGCTCGGTCTTCATCAAGAAGGACTCTAACTCGACACTGACACCCAGCACGGGCCTGGACTCGGACAGCAATAGTACCTTGTGTCTGTACCAGGCGCCTGTTCTTCTGGACTCCACCTCGGGTTCGTCCCTGGTATCGGGCGTTCCGGCCCCGGTGGACCAGCAGATGCAGACACTAGCCGCCAAGGCACCCGAAATGCCAGTCTCCCAGTCAGGTTCCGCAGAAAAGCTGCCTGGCATTGTATTCGGCAGCGATTCAACCTCTGAACTGGATGACGGAAATGTGAATCCGGCTATCACCACCACAGACAAGGATCAGATCAGTGTCATTGTGAAGGACATTTTGGCCCACTCGGGCAATACTGAGGAACACCTCAGCTTCTGGCAGTACAGCGACG TGGACAATGCCACCGACAGCCACGTTAGCCTGCCACTGGTACACAAGGAGTTGAACTTGCCGGAAGCTACTGATTCGGGACCACAGCCCGTTTTGTTCCAAGAACCACCCAAGAAACAGCGCCCCAAATCAGCAAACAAGCAAA GTACCGCCACACCCACATCGATAGCGAATGACGTTGCCGAGGCTGCGGCCAGTGGCTGCTCGGGCATCTCAATACTAACCAGAAGCCAGCCGATGCTGACCCCATCGCCAGTACCGTCGCCAGCTCCGCGTCCCGCTACACAGAAGCCGACCAAGTCGATAGCTACGACTGCGGTTCCGGCGCCAGCGGGCTCGCCCAGCAGGAAGACATCCACTACCACAAGTTCGGGCGCCTCCTCGTCGGCCGCCTCCACACCAACACATCAGTCAAGagcacagcaacagcaaccgcCAGCCAAGCAACAACAGGTGTCCGGAGCTGTTGGGCAAGCATCAAGCGTGGGCACGGCCTTCGCATCGGCACCGCTAGCCCCGCCAGCTCGGGTCTCGGCGGCAGTCAACCAACTGGCCGGCACTACCGCACCGGCAAACACCGGCAACAATTCCAACAACACGAATAGCAACAATGCGAGCAACAAGAAGCAACGTAAGGCCCAAAAACGGGCCAAGGAGCTAGAAAAGAAAAAGCAGAAATCCACGATAACCAACACCACTGGCATCCAGAATCAAAACAACAATGGCAAGGGCAACAATGGCAGCATGCCGCCGGCcgaaaacacaaacaacaacagtGCCCCGAACACAACAACACAGAACGCAACGGTGACAACAAAAGCGGCAGGAGCTGAAGCCGTGCCCGAGGCAACAACCAAACAAGTTACGACGCAACCGACGACTGATAAGCTTAGTGCAACTAGTAATAATCCTAGCGTAAGTTCTAGCCTAAGAGACAACCAAACACAACCGCTGCCCACCTCCAAGGAGCAGCTGGCAtgcatcaacaacaacaatgacgAGGAAGTCATTGATGACGCGGATGGCGAAAGTGACATAGAAT CGGATAGCAAGGAGGACAGCATGTCACAGAGCATGGAAAACAAGGTAGACCAGCACGTCCCAACAGACGAGATTGTAgcgaaatttttacaaaagggAAGTGCCAACTCAACCGCGACTTTCTCGGAATCTCAGCTGCAGTTCCTAAACAGCAGCAGTTCTGTATGCGAGGAGGATGAGCATAGTCCTTCAACCAAATCCTCAACGGTAGCCCTGAGCGAGGAGAACTCTTTGGGCGAGCTTAAGTTTGGAGATTTCAACGAGGAGACCCGCGACACTGGTTTCATATGCAGCTCCACTTGGTCCAGTTCCACCCTCAGCAAAGCTGCCGAAGATGCATCATCTCTGAGCAGCAAGAGTACCGACAATGTGGACTGTGCTGCCCCGATTAAGGCACCGATTGTGGCCGAAAAGAGTGGTGGTGGGAGCAAAAAGAGCTCACCCCTTCATCAGGTATCCAGCAAAGGATCTGGATCAAGCTGTGGATCACCGAAGccgaagcagcagcaaaaaaCTAAATCGAAGAGCCCCAGTCCAACTCCTCCCACTCCAAATCCCGAGAAGTTCTATCGTTATAGCATCGAAAAGCTGCGCGAGCTATCCAAGCTGAGCGACTCCCGAAAGCCACCGATGGTGCCGTGCCAGAAGGGAGATTGTATTTCGCAGCTATTTGTCTCccgccagcaacagcagcagcatcacgGCCACGGCCAGCACATCCAGCAGTACCAGCACATGAACTTTAACGAATCGATGGACTATGTGCCGGGCAAGCGGGGTCGCGGCCATGGAGCCGGCAAGAAGCATCACGACGGACACCAGCAGATGGGCAGCTCTGGCGGCATGGGCAGCATGGGCGGAGGTGGCGGTGGTGGAGGCAGTGGCCTACCCAACTCAAATCAACGCCACATGGACATCATTCGTGTGCAGCTGTCGCTCAAGGAGGAGATCAAGTTGTCCGAGTGCGAGAATGCCTGGCAGCCAGAGACTCTGCGCCGTATGTCCATGGCTACTGGCCAGGAGGAGGACACCGATGTCGAGGGCGTGATTAAGAAAGTGCGCGGCATACTGAACAAGCTCACACCCGACAACTTTGAGGTTCTGCTCAAGGAGATGTCCAGCATCAAGATGGACAACGAAGCTAAAATGACAAAC GTCATGTTGCTGATCTTTGAGAAGACCATCAGTGAGCCAAACTTTGCACCAACCTATGCCCGCTTCTGCAAGGTTCTCTTCCACGAGATCAAGGCCGAGAACAAGTCCTTGTTCACGAGTTCGCTGATAACCCGCATCCAGCACGAATTCGAGTCAAATGTGAACGATGCGAACGCCAAGGCCAAGAAGCTGCAGCCGACCATGGACCGCATCAATCAGTGTTCAGATCCGGCCAAGAAGGCAGAGCTGAGATCGGAAATGGAGGATCTGGAGTACCAATTCCGTCGCCGAGCCTGGGGCACTGTGCGATTCATTGGGGAGCTCTTCAAGCTGCAATCGCTGACCAGCGACCGGGTGCTCAACTGCGTGGAGTCCCTGCTCGAGCATGGGTGTGAGGAGAAGCTGGAGTACATGTGCAAGCTGCTGACCACGGTTGGGCATTTGCTGGAAGCCGCCCTTCCGGAGCAGTACCTACTCAGGGATCGCATTGAGAAGATCTTCCGCCGCATTCAGGACATTGTGAACAGATCTCGTGGAACGTCGCACCGTCAGCAAGCGCACATCAAGATCAGTAGTCGCGTCCGATTCATGATGCAAGACGTTCTCGATTTGCGACTGCGTAACTGGGATCAGCCGCCAGGAGCGAACCAATCGCAAGGAGGCCGGAACCAGCGGCACAAGCAGCACGACGATTCCAAGGACCAGCAGCATCATAGTTCCGGTGGGAATCGTGGAGTAAaccaacaccagcagcaaATGCATCACCAGTCTCAGCAAAAGCATCACCATCACAGCCAGCAGCATCACCAGCATCACGGCCAGCAGCACGGTGACGACAggggtggcggtggcggcggcaaCTACTTCATGCAAAAGATGcccaaacagcaacaacacgaGAACCAAACGCTCAGCATCGATCCCAGCAAGCTGCgcttcagcagcagcagcctcgCCAGCGAAGACACGCCCGCCAAGCTGGGCAATTCCTCGCACTATCAGTGGCGCAACGCCGGCAACCGGCCGGTGGGCAGCACCCCCGCCAACAATCCGCCGCCGCCCACTTCACTGCTCAAGCGCCTACCCACTCCGGGTCAGAACTTTAGCTACTCGCCGTACCAGCAACCCTCTTCTCAGCCCATGGGGGCTTCCGCACCACCTGCCAGTGGCAACAGGAGCCATGCGGGCGAACAGCAGAACTCTTCAGACGTAGGCCTGGACGCCAAGGAGTGCCAGGAGCTGCTGACTAAGATGGTGGAGGAGGCTTTGAATACCCGCAACTGGCAAGGGGAAGTCCTTACGATCTGGCGTTCCCACAACGGAAAACAGCAGTCGAAAGTACTGCATTACCTACTGATGGACTACCTCCATCGGGCGACAGTGAAGCGCCAGCAGCGGCAGGCATCCGCCAACGTGTTCTCCCACTTGATGAGCCAGGATGCCGTGGATAAGGCCGTCTTTGTACAGGCGTACTCACGATTCGGCGAAGACTTTCCGGATTTGCTGGTGGATGTACCCAATGGATGGGCGTATGTGTTCGAGTTTTTGGGTCCGTTGCTGCACTCTGGCAGGCTGAGTCTCAAGGATATTTGGCAGCGACGCTGGCTGGATAATCCATCTTTCACGGAGCGCTTCGTGTTTGCCTTTGTGAACTATTTTGTGCAGGAATTCGGTGCCGCCTACGCCCGCAAGCTGTGGCACAGCGAGTACAAGTTGGACCGCGGCCAGATGTTCTGGAGTGATGGACGCAAGTATCGGGACTTTGTGCAGGCGCATAGTTTTTACTTTCTGGACAATGGACCcgcacagcagcaacaaagccAGGGAAAACCCAAAGGCCCGACAGCCTACCGTTCGCCGGTGGAGCATGTGGAGCGAATCCGATACCTACTGGGCCTGTCCTGCGACATGGCCATCGACTACATTAACACGAACGTGGCCATCAACGCCAACTTTGTCAGGCAGCTCACAAAATTTCTATGCTGTGATTTCGCGCTAACTGTGATGACTAACACCCACAATAAGAAACAACCGCTGCAGCTCAACACCGAGAGCTTTCGCAGCCGGTGCACACCGCTGTTGCGCCTCTGCATCGACGCCCAGGAGGCGCTGGAGATCGCGTGCATTGACGAGGCGGTGGACTCGCTGCAGCAGCACTTTATGGCGGAGTTCGAGGACGAGATGGCCGCTGGCGAGACCATCTGCAGCACGTTCAGTGTGCTCTACGACAGCGAGGTGATACCCAAGGAGTCATTCGACAAGTGGTACAAGCTGGAGATCGAGCACTCCTCCGCCTACCGTCGTCCGTTCATCGAAAAACTTCGCAGCTTCATCGAGGATATGTAG
- the eIF4G2 gene encoding eukaryotic translation initiation factor 4 gamma 1 isoform X2 yields the protein MLTPSPVPSPAPRPATQKPTKSIATTAVPAPAGSPSRKTSTTTSSGASSSAASTPTHQSRAQQQQPPAKQQQVSGAVGQASSVGTAFASAPLAPPARVSAAVNQLAGTTAPANTGNNSNNTNSNNASNKKQRKAQKRAKELEKKKQKSTITNTTGIQNQNNNGKGNNGSMPPAENTNNNSAPNTTTQNATVTTKAAGAEAVPEATTKQVTTQPTTDKLSATSNNPSVSSSLRDNQTQPLPTSKEQLACINNNNDEEVIDDADGESDIESDSKEDSMSQSMENKVDQHVPTDEIVAKFLQKGSANSTATFSESQLQFLNSSSSVCEEDEHSPSTKSSTVALSEENSLGELKFGDFNEETRDTGFICSSTWSSSTLSKAAEDASSLSSKSTDNVDCAAPIKAPIVAEKSGGGSKKSSPLHQVSSKGSGSSCGSPKPKQQQKTKSKSPSPTPPTPNPEKFYRYSIEKLRELSKLSDSRKPPMVPCQKGDCISQLFVSRQQQQQHHGHGQHIQQYQHMNFNESMDYVPGKRGRGHGAGKKHHDGHQQMGSSGGMGSMGGGGGGGGSGLPNSNQRHMDIIRVQLSLKEEIKLSECENAWQPETLRRMSMATGQEEDTDVEGVIKKVRGILNKLTPDNFEVLLKEMSSIKMDNEAKMTNVMLLIFEKTISEPNFAPTYARFCKVLFHEIKAENKSLFTSSLITRIQHEFESNVNDANAKAKKLQPTMDRINQCSDPAKKAELRSEMEDLEYQFRRRAWGTVRFIGELFKLQSLTSDRVLNCVESLLEHGCEEKLEYMCKLLTTVGHLLEAALPEQYLLRDRIEKIFRRIQDIVNRSRGTSHRQQAHIKISSRVRFMMQDVLDLRLRNWDQPPGANQSQGGRNQRHKQHDDSKDQQHHSSGGNRGVNQHQQQMHHQSQQKHHHHSQQHHQHHGQQHGDDRGGGGGGNYFMQKMPKQQQHENQTLSIDPSKLRFSSSSLASEDTPAKLGNSSHYQWRNAGNRPVGSTPANNPPPPTSLLKRLPTPGQNFSYSPYQQPSSQPMGASAPPASGNRSHAGEQQNSSDVGLDAKECQELLTKMVEEALNTRNWQGEVLTIWRSHNGKQQSKVLHYLLMDYLHRATVKRQQRQASANVFSHLMSQDAVDKAVFVQAYSRFGEDFPDLLVDVPNGWAYVFEFLGPLLHSGRLSLKDIWQRRWLDNPSFTERFVFAFVNYFVQEFGAAYARKLWHSEYKLDRGQMFWSDGRKYRDFVQAHSFYFLDNGPAQQQQSQGKPKGPTAYRSPVEHVERIRYLLGLSCDMAIDYINTNVAINANFVRQLTKFLCCDFALTVMTNTHNKKQPLQLNTESFRSRCTPLLRLCIDAQEALEIACIDEAVDSLQQHFMAEFEDEMAAGETICSTFSVLYDSEVIPKESFDKWYKLEIEHSSAYRRPFIEKLRSFIEDM from the exons ATGCTGACCCCATCGCCAGTACCGTCGCCAGCTCCGCGTCCCGCTACACAGAAGCCGACCAAGTCGATAGCTACGACTGCGGTTCCGGCGCCAGCGGGCTCGCCCAGCAGGAAGACATCCACTACCACAAGTTCGGGCGCCTCCTCGTCGGCCGCCTCCACACCAACACATCAGTCAAGagcacagcaacagcaaccgcCAGCCAAGCAACAACAGGTGTCCGGAGCTGTTGGGCAAGCATCAAGCGTGGGCACGGCCTTCGCATCGGCACCGCTAGCCCCGCCAGCTCGGGTCTCGGCGGCAGTCAACCAACTGGCCGGCACTACCGCACCGGCAAACACCGGCAACAATTCCAACAACACGAATAGCAACAATGCGAGCAACAAGAAGCAACGTAAGGCCCAAAAACGGGCCAAGGAGCTAGAAAAGAAAAAGCAGAAATCCACGATAACCAACACCACTGGCATCCAGAATCAAAACAACAATGGCAAGGGCAACAATGGCAGCATGCCGCCGGCcgaaaacacaaacaacaacagtGCCCCGAACACAACAACACAGAACGCAACGGTGACAACAAAAGCGGCAGGAGCTGAAGCCGTGCCCGAGGCAACAACCAAACAAGTTACGACGCAACCGACGACTGATAAGCTTAGTGCAACTAGTAATAATCCTAGCGTAAGTTCTAGCCTAAGAGACAACCAAACACAACCGCTGCCCACCTCCAAGGAGCAGCTGGCAtgcatcaacaacaacaatgacgAGGAAGTCATTGATGACGCGGATGGCGAAAGTGACATAGAAT CGGATAGCAAGGAGGACAGCATGTCACAGAGCATGGAAAACAAGGTAGACCAGCACGTCCCAACAGACGAGATTGTAgcgaaatttttacaaaagggAAGTGCCAACTCAACCGCGACTTTCTCGGAATCTCAGCTGCAGTTCCTAAACAGCAGCAGTTCTGTATGCGAGGAGGATGAGCATAGTCCTTCAACCAAATCCTCAACGGTAGCCCTGAGCGAGGAGAACTCTTTGGGCGAGCTTAAGTTTGGAGATTTCAACGAGGAGACCCGCGACACTGGTTTCATATGCAGCTCCACTTGGTCCAGTTCCACCCTCAGCAAAGCTGCCGAAGATGCATCATCTCTGAGCAGCAAGAGTACCGACAATGTGGACTGTGCTGCCCCGATTAAGGCACCGATTGTGGCCGAAAAGAGTGGTGGTGGGAGCAAAAAGAGCTCACCCCTTCATCAGGTATCCAGCAAAGGATCTGGATCAAGCTGTGGATCACCGAAGccgaagcagcagcaaaaaaCTAAATCGAAGAGCCCCAGTCCAACTCCTCCCACTCCAAATCCCGAGAAGTTCTATCGTTATAGCATCGAAAAGCTGCGCGAGCTATCCAAGCTGAGCGACTCCCGAAAGCCACCGATGGTGCCGTGCCAGAAGGGAGATTGTATTTCGCAGCTATTTGTCTCccgccagcaacagcagcagcatcacgGCCACGGCCAGCACATCCAGCAGTACCAGCACATGAACTTTAACGAATCGATGGACTATGTGCCGGGCAAGCGGGGTCGCGGCCATGGAGCCGGCAAGAAGCATCACGACGGACACCAGCAGATGGGCAGCTCTGGCGGCATGGGCAGCATGGGCGGAGGTGGCGGTGGTGGAGGCAGTGGCCTACCCAACTCAAATCAACGCCACATGGACATCATTCGTGTGCAGCTGTCGCTCAAGGAGGAGATCAAGTTGTCCGAGTGCGAGAATGCCTGGCAGCCAGAGACTCTGCGCCGTATGTCCATGGCTACTGGCCAGGAGGAGGACACCGATGTCGAGGGCGTGATTAAGAAAGTGCGCGGCATACTGAACAAGCTCACACCCGACAACTTTGAGGTTCTGCTCAAGGAGATGTCCAGCATCAAGATGGACAACGAAGCTAAAATGACAAAC GTCATGTTGCTGATCTTTGAGAAGACCATCAGTGAGCCAAACTTTGCACCAACCTATGCCCGCTTCTGCAAGGTTCTCTTCCACGAGATCAAGGCCGAGAACAAGTCCTTGTTCACGAGTTCGCTGATAACCCGCATCCAGCACGAATTCGAGTCAAATGTGAACGATGCGAACGCCAAGGCCAAGAAGCTGCAGCCGACCATGGACCGCATCAATCAGTGTTCAGATCCGGCCAAGAAGGCAGAGCTGAGATCGGAAATGGAGGATCTGGAGTACCAATTCCGTCGCCGAGCCTGGGGCACTGTGCGATTCATTGGGGAGCTCTTCAAGCTGCAATCGCTGACCAGCGACCGGGTGCTCAACTGCGTGGAGTCCCTGCTCGAGCATGGGTGTGAGGAGAAGCTGGAGTACATGTGCAAGCTGCTGACCACGGTTGGGCATTTGCTGGAAGCCGCCCTTCCGGAGCAGTACCTACTCAGGGATCGCATTGAGAAGATCTTCCGCCGCATTCAGGACATTGTGAACAGATCTCGTGGAACGTCGCACCGTCAGCAAGCGCACATCAAGATCAGTAGTCGCGTCCGATTCATGATGCAAGACGTTCTCGATTTGCGACTGCGTAACTGGGATCAGCCGCCAGGAGCGAACCAATCGCAAGGAGGCCGGAACCAGCGGCACAAGCAGCACGACGATTCCAAGGACCAGCAGCATCATAGTTCCGGTGGGAATCGTGGAGTAAaccaacaccagcagcaaATGCATCACCAGTCTCAGCAAAAGCATCACCATCACAGCCAGCAGCATCACCAGCATCACGGCCAGCAGCACGGTGACGACAggggtggcggtggcggcggcaaCTACTTCATGCAAAAGATGcccaaacagcaacaacacgaGAACCAAACGCTCAGCATCGATCCCAGCAAGCTGCgcttcagcagcagcagcctcgCCAGCGAAGACACGCCCGCCAAGCTGGGCAATTCCTCGCACTATCAGTGGCGCAACGCCGGCAACCGGCCGGTGGGCAGCACCCCCGCCAACAATCCGCCGCCGCCCACTTCACTGCTCAAGCGCCTACCCACTCCGGGTCAGAACTTTAGCTACTCGCCGTACCAGCAACCCTCTTCTCAGCCCATGGGGGCTTCCGCACCACCTGCCAGTGGCAACAGGAGCCATGCGGGCGAACAGCAGAACTCTTCAGACGTAGGCCTGGACGCCAAGGAGTGCCAGGAGCTGCTGACTAAGATGGTGGAGGAGGCTTTGAATACCCGCAACTGGCAAGGGGAAGTCCTTACGATCTGGCGTTCCCACAACGGAAAACAGCAGTCGAAAGTACTGCATTACCTACTGATGGACTACCTCCATCGGGCGACAGTGAAGCGCCAGCAGCGGCAGGCATCCGCCAACGTGTTCTCCCACTTGATGAGCCAGGATGCCGTGGATAAGGCCGTCTTTGTACAGGCGTACTCACGATTCGGCGAAGACTTTCCGGATTTGCTGGTGGATGTACCCAATGGATGGGCGTATGTGTTCGAGTTTTTGGGTCCGTTGCTGCACTCTGGCAGGCTGAGTCTCAAGGATATTTGGCAGCGACGCTGGCTGGATAATCCATCTTTCACGGAGCGCTTCGTGTTTGCCTTTGTGAACTATTTTGTGCAGGAATTCGGTGCCGCCTACGCCCGCAAGCTGTGGCACAGCGAGTACAAGTTGGACCGCGGCCAGATGTTCTGGAGTGATGGACGCAAGTATCGGGACTTTGTGCAGGCGCATAGTTTTTACTTTCTGGACAATGGACCcgcacagcagcaacaaagccAGGGAAAACCCAAAGGCCCGACAGCCTACCGTTCGCCGGTGGAGCATGTGGAGCGAATCCGATACCTACTGGGCCTGTCCTGCGACATGGCCATCGACTACATTAACACGAACGTGGCCATCAACGCCAACTTTGTCAGGCAGCTCACAAAATTTCTATGCTGTGATTTCGCGCTAACTGTGATGACTAACACCCACAATAAGAAACAACCGCTGCAGCTCAACACCGAGAGCTTTCGCAGCCGGTGCACACCGCTGTTGCGCCTCTGCATCGACGCCCAGGAGGCGCTGGAGATCGCGTGCATTGACGAGGCGGTGGACTCGCTGCAGCAGCACTTTATGGCGGAGTTCGAGGACGAGATGGCCGCTGGCGAGACCATCTGCAGCACGTTCAGTGTGCTCTACGACAGCGAGGTGATACCCAAGGAGTCATTCGACAAGTGGTACAAGCTGGAGATCGAGCACTCCTCCGCCTACCGTCGTCCGTTCATCGAAAAACTTCGCAGCTTCATCGAGGATATGTAG